A window from Citrus sinensis cultivar Valencia sweet orange chromosome 3, DVS_A1.0, whole genome shotgun sequence encodes these proteins:
- the LOC102622277 gene encoding ETO1-like protein 1 isoform X1 yields the protein MRTFFPSDSCKESQLNGFNPQSWLQVERGKLSKLSSHNSSSSSIESFIKVPEPRILPNYKPVDYVEVLAQIHEELELCPLQERSSLYLLQFQVFKGLGEAKLMRRSLRKAWQKASTVHEKLVFGAWLKYEKQGEELIADLLINCDKCLQEFGPIDIASHLQTDINVAGSHETVSMSGDQVLRNVVFRIHEEKIECDRQKFAALSAPFSAMLNGSFMESLCEDIDLSENNISPSGLRIISDFSVTGSLNGVTPNLLLEILIFANKFCCERLKDACDRKLASLVASREDAVELMGYAIEENSPVLAVSCLQVFLRELPDCLNDERVVEIFSHANRQHRSIMVGLASFSLYCLLSEVAMNLDPRSDKTVCFLERLLESAETDRQRLLAFHQLGCVRLLRKEYDEAEHLFEAAVNAGHIYSIAGLARLGYIKGHKLWAYEKLNSVISSVTPLGWMYQERSLYCEGDKRWEDLDKATALDPTLSYPYMYRASSLMTKQNVEAALAEINRILGFKLALECLELRFCFFLALEDYQAALCDVQAILTLSPDYRMFEGRVAASQLHMLVREHIDNWTIADCWLQLYDRWSSVDDIGSLSVIYQMLESDAPKGVLYFRQSLLLLRLNCPEAAMRSLQLARQHAASDHERLVYEGWILYDTSHCEEGLRKAEESIQMKRSFEAFFLKAYALADSSQDSSCSSTVVSLLEDALKCPSDRLRKGQALNNLGSVYVDCGQLDLAADCYSNALKIRHTRAHQGLARVHFLKNNKTTAYEEMTKLIKKARNNASAYEKRSEYCDRELTRADLEMVTQLDPLRVYPYRYRAAVLMDSHKENEAIAELSRAIAFKADLHLLHLRAAFHEHTGDVLGALRDCRAALSVDPNDQEMLELHSRVYSHEP from the exons ATGAGGACTTTTTTCCCCTCTGATTCTTGTAAAGAATCACAGCTTAATGGCTTCAATCCTCAGTCTTGGCTCCAAGTTGAAAGAGGAAAGCTCTCGAAACTATCGTCACAcaactcttcttcttcatcaat AGAATCCTTTATCAAGGTACCTGAGCCGCGAATACTACCTAATTACAAACCAGTTGATTACGTAGAAGTTTTAGCTCAAATTCATGAGGAACTCGAATTATGTCCTCTTCAAGAGAGGTCGAGTCTCTATTTATTGCAATTTCAGGTCTTTAAGGGCCTTGGGGAAGCCAAACTTATGCGGCGAAGTCTCCGCAAAGCTTGGCAGAAGGCTAGCACCGTTCATGAAAAGCTTGTGTTTGGGGCATGGTTAAAGTATGAGAAGCAAGGGGAAGAGCTTATTGCTGACCTGCTTATCAATTGTGACAAATGTTTGCAAGAATTTGGACCGATAGATATTGCCTCTCATCTTCAGACAGATATAAATGTGGCCGGCTCCCATGAGACTGTTTCAATGAGTGGGGACCAAGTTCTGAGAAATGTTGTTTTTAGGATTCACGAGGAGAAAATAGAGTGTGATAGGCAGAAATTTGCAGCCCTTTCAGCTCCATTTAGTGCTATGCTTAATGGGTCTTTTATGGAATCACTTTGTGAAGACATAGATTTGTCTGAAAACAACATCTCTCCTTCAGGTTTGAGGATAATAAGTGACTTCAGTGTGACTGGCAGTTTGAATGGAGTCACTCCAAATCTTTTGTTGGAAATATTGATATTTGCAAACAAGTTTTGCTGTGAAAGGCTCAAAGATGCATGTGATAGGAAACTTGCATCTTTGGTTGCTTCTAGAGAAGATGCTGTGGAACTCATGGGATATGCTATTGAAGAAAACTCGCCTGTTCTCGCTGTGTCATGTTTGCAAGTTTTTTTACGGGAACTGCCTGACTGTTTGAATGATGAACGGGTGGTGGAAATATTTAGCCATGCTAATAGACAACATAGATCAATCATGGTTGGGTTGGCCTCGTTTTCACTGTACTGTTTATTAAGTGAAGTTGCTATGAACCTTGATCCTCGATCGGATAAAACAGTTTGTTTCCTGGAAAGATTGCTAGAGTCTGCTGAAACTGATCGACAGAGACTCTTGGCGTTTCATCAGTTGGGATGTGTGAGGCTGTTAAGGAAAGAGTATGATGAAGCTGAACATCTATTTGAGGCTGCTGTAAATGCGGGCCACATCTATTCCATTGCAGGCTTGGCTAGATTGGGTTATATTAAGGGTCATAAACTTTGGGCTTATGAGAAGCTCAACTCTGTGATATCCTCAGTCACCCCACTAGGATGGATGTATCAGGAGAGATCATTATACTGTGAAGGTGATAAGAGGTGGGAAGATCTTGACAAAGCAACTGCTTTGGATCCAACTCTTTCTTATCCCTACATGTATCGCGCTTCTTCCTTAATGACAAAACAGAATGTTGAAGCTGCACTTGCAGAAATTAATCGGATTCTTGGGTTTAAACTAGCTCTAGAATGCTTGGAGCTCaggttttgtttctttttggctcttgAGGATTACCAAGCAGCCCTTTGTGATGTTCAGGCAATTCTCACGCTCTCACCAGACTATAGGATGTTTGAGGGACGGGTAGCAGCATCCCAACTCCATATGCTTGTACGTGAGCATATTGACAATTGGACTATAGCAGATTGCTGGTTGCAATTGTATGATCGGTGGTCTTCTGTTGATGATATCGGATCGCTCTCTGTAATCTACCAGATGCTTGAATCTGATGCTCCAAAAGGAGTATTATACTTCAGGCAGTCTTTACTTCTCCTTAG GTTAAATTGTCCTGAGGCAGCCATGCGAAGTTTACAGTTAGCTCGCCAACATGCAGCCAGTGATCACGAACGCCTGGTGTATGAGGGATGGATTTTATATGATACGAGTCATTGTGAGGAAGGGCTTAGAAAAGCAGAAGAGTCTATCCAAATGAAGAGATCGTTTGAAGCCTTCTTCCTTAAGGCCTATGCATTGGCCGACTCTAGCCAGGATTCATCTTGTTCTTCAACTGTTGTTTCACTGCTTGAAGATGCCTTGAAGTGCCCCTCAGACAGGCTGCGCAAAGGTCAG GCACTGAACAATCTAGGAAGTGTTTATGTTGACTGTGGGCAGTTGGACTTGGCTGctgattgctacagcaatgcaCTAAAGATCCGGCATACCCGCGCTCACCAGGGTCTTGCTCGGgttcattttctgaaaaataataaaacaacgGCATACGAGGAAATGACGAAACTGATTAAGAAGGCTCGGAACAATGCATCTGCCTATGAAAAGAGATCTGAATACTGTGATCGTGAACTCACAAGGGCAGATCTAGAGATGGTCACTCAATTAGATCCCCTCCGGGTTTACCCTTATAGATATCGAGCTGCAG TTTTAATGGACAGCCACAAAGagaatgaagcaattgcaGAGCTATCAAGGGCAATCGCATTCAAAGCAGACCTTCACCTTCTACACCTGCGAGCTGCATTTCATGAGCACACTGGCGATGTATTGGGGGCTTTGCGAGATTGTCGAGCAGCTCTCTCTGTTGATCCAAATGATCAAGAAATGCTGGAGCTTCATAGCCGTGTATACAGCCATGAACCATAA
- the LOC102622277 gene encoding ETO1-like protein 1 isoform X2 codes for MRTFFPSDSCKESQLNGFNPQSWLQVERGKLSKLSSHNSSSSSIESFIKVPEPRILPNYKPVDYVEVLAQIHEELELCPLQERSSLYLLQFQVFKGLGEAKLMRRSLRKAWQKASTVHEKLVFGAWLKYEKQGEELIADLLINCDKCLQEFGPIDIASHLQTDINVAGSHETVSMSGDQVLRNVVFRIHEEKIECDRQKFAALSAPFSAMLNGSFMESLCEDIDLSENNISPSGLRIISDFSVTGSLNGVTPNLLLEILIFANKFCCERLKDACDRKLASLVASREDAVELMGYAIEENSPVLAVSCLQVFLRELPDCLNDERVVEIFSHANRQHRSIMVGLASFSLYCLLSEVAMNLDPRSDKTVCFLERLLESAETDRQRLLAFHQLGCVRLLRKEYDEAEHLFEAAVNAGHIYSIAGLARLGYIKGHKLWAYEKLNSVISSVTPLGWMYQERSLYCEGDKRWEDLDKATALDPTLSYPYMYRASSLMTKQNVEAALAEINRILGFKLALECLELRFCFFLALEDYQAALCDVQAILTLSPDYRMFEGRVAASQLHMLVREHIDNWTIADCWLQLYDRWSSVDDIGSLSVIYQMLESDAPKGVLYFRQSLLLLRLNCPEAAMRSLQLARQHAASDHERLVYEGWILYDTSHCEEGLRKAEESIQMKRSFEAFFLKAYALADSSQDSSCSSTVVSLLEDALKCPSDRLRKGTEQSRKCLC; via the exons ATGAGGACTTTTTTCCCCTCTGATTCTTGTAAAGAATCACAGCTTAATGGCTTCAATCCTCAGTCTTGGCTCCAAGTTGAAAGAGGAAAGCTCTCGAAACTATCGTCACAcaactcttcttcttcatcaat AGAATCCTTTATCAAGGTACCTGAGCCGCGAATACTACCTAATTACAAACCAGTTGATTACGTAGAAGTTTTAGCTCAAATTCATGAGGAACTCGAATTATGTCCTCTTCAAGAGAGGTCGAGTCTCTATTTATTGCAATTTCAGGTCTTTAAGGGCCTTGGGGAAGCCAAACTTATGCGGCGAAGTCTCCGCAAAGCTTGGCAGAAGGCTAGCACCGTTCATGAAAAGCTTGTGTTTGGGGCATGGTTAAAGTATGAGAAGCAAGGGGAAGAGCTTATTGCTGACCTGCTTATCAATTGTGACAAATGTTTGCAAGAATTTGGACCGATAGATATTGCCTCTCATCTTCAGACAGATATAAATGTGGCCGGCTCCCATGAGACTGTTTCAATGAGTGGGGACCAAGTTCTGAGAAATGTTGTTTTTAGGATTCACGAGGAGAAAATAGAGTGTGATAGGCAGAAATTTGCAGCCCTTTCAGCTCCATTTAGTGCTATGCTTAATGGGTCTTTTATGGAATCACTTTGTGAAGACATAGATTTGTCTGAAAACAACATCTCTCCTTCAGGTTTGAGGATAATAAGTGACTTCAGTGTGACTGGCAGTTTGAATGGAGTCACTCCAAATCTTTTGTTGGAAATATTGATATTTGCAAACAAGTTTTGCTGTGAAAGGCTCAAAGATGCATGTGATAGGAAACTTGCATCTTTGGTTGCTTCTAGAGAAGATGCTGTGGAACTCATGGGATATGCTATTGAAGAAAACTCGCCTGTTCTCGCTGTGTCATGTTTGCAAGTTTTTTTACGGGAACTGCCTGACTGTTTGAATGATGAACGGGTGGTGGAAATATTTAGCCATGCTAATAGACAACATAGATCAATCATGGTTGGGTTGGCCTCGTTTTCACTGTACTGTTTATTAAGTGAAGTTGCTATGAACCTTGATCCTCGATCGGATAAAACAGTTTGTTTCCTGGAAAGATTGCTAGAGTCTGCTGAAACTGATCGACAGAGACTCTTGGCGTTTCATCAGTTGGGATGTGTGAGGCTGTTAAGGAAAGAGTATGATGAAGCTGAACATCTATTTGAGGCTGCTGTAAATGCGGGCCACATCTATTCCATTGCAGGCTTGGCTAGATTGGGTTATATTAAGGGTCATAAACTTTGGGCTTATGAGAAGCTCAACTCTGTGATATCCTCAGTCACCCCACTAGGATGGATGTATCAGGAGAGATCATTATACTGTGAAGGTGATAAGAGGTGGGAAGATCTTGACAAAGCAACTGCTTTGGATCCAACTCTTTCTTATCCCTACATGTATCGCGCTTCTTCCTTAATGACAAAACAGAATGTTGAAGCTGCACTTGCAGAAATTAATCGGATTCTTGGGTTTAAACTAGCTCTAGAATGCTTGGAGCTCaggttttgtttctttttggctcttgAGGATTACCAAGCAGCCCTTTGTGATGTTCAGGCAATTCTCACGCTCTCACCAGACTATAGGATGTTTGAGGGACGGGTAGCAGCATCCCAACTCCATATGCTTGTACGTGAGCATATTGACAATTGGACTATAGCAGATTGCTGGTTGCAATTGTATGATCGGTGGTCTTCTGTTGATGATATCGGATCGCTCTCTGTAATCTACCAGATGCTTGAATCTGATGCTCCAAAAGGAGTATTATACTTCAGGCAGTCTTTACTTCTCCTTAG GTTAAATTGTCCTGAGGCAGCCATGCGAAGTTTACAGTTAGCTCGCCAACATGCAGCCAGTGATCACGAACGCCTGGTGTATGAGGGATGGATTTTATATGATACGAGTCATTGTGAGGAAGGGCTTAGAAAAGCAGAAGAGTCTATCCAAATGAAGAGATCGTTTGAAGCCTTCTTCCTTAAGGCCTATGCATTGGCCGACTCTAGCCAGGATTCATCTTGTTCTTCAACTGTTGTTTCACTGCTTGAAGATGCCTTGAAGTGCCCCTCAGACAGGCTGCGCAAAG GCACTGAACAATCTAGGAAGTGTTTATGTTGA
- the LOC102622277 gene encoding ETO1-like protein 1 isoform X3, protein MRTFFPSDSCKESQLNGFNPQSWLQVERGKLSKLSSHNSSSSSIESFIKVPEPRILPNYKPVDYVEVLAQIHEELELCPLQERSSLYLLQFQVFKGLGEAKLMRRSLRKAWQKASTVHEKLVFGAWLKYEKQGEELIADLLINCDKCLQEFGPIDIASHLQTDINVAGSHETVSMSGDQVLRNVVFRIHEEKIECDRQKFAALSAPFSAMLNGSFMESLCEDIDLSENNISPSGLRIISDFSVTGSLNGVTPNLLLEILIFANKFCCERLKDACDRKLASLVASREDAVELMGYAIEENSPVLAVSCLQVFLRELPDCLNDERVVEIFSHANRQHRSIMVGLASFSLYCLLSEVAMNLDPRSDKTVCFLERLLESAETDRQRLLAFHQLGCVRLLRKEYDEAEHLFEAAVNAGHIYSIAGLARLGYIKGHKLWAYEKLNSVISSVTPLGWMYQERSLYCEGDKRWEDLDKATALDPTLSYPYMYRASSLMTKQNVEAALAEINRILGFKLALECLELRFCFFLALEDYQAALCDVQAILTLSPDYRMFEGRVAASQLHMLVREHIDNWTIADCWLQLYDRWSSVDDIGSLSVIYQMLESDAPKGVLYFRQSLLLLRLNCPEAAMRSLQLARQHAASDHERLVYEGWILYDTSHCEEGLRKAEESIQMKRSFEAFFLKAYALADSSQDSSCSSTVVSLLEDALKCPSDRLRKGQCLKVLT, encoded by the exons ATGAGGACTTTTTTCCCCTCTGATTCTTGTAAAGAATCACAGCTTAATGGCTTCAATCCTCAGTCTTGGCTCCAAGTTGAAAGAGGAAAGCTCTCGAAACTATCGTCACAcaactcttcttcttcatcaat AGAATCCTTTATCAAGGTACCTGAGCCGCGAATACTACCTAATTACAAACCAGTTGATTACGTAGAAGTTTTAGCTCAAATTCATGAGGAACTCGAATTATGTCCTCTTCAAGAGAGGTCGAGTCTCTATTTATTGCAATTTCAGGTCTTTAAGGGCCTTGGGGAAGCCAAACTTATGCGGCGAAGTCTCCGCAAAGCTTGGCAGAAGGCTAGCACCGTTCATGAAAAGCTTGTGTTTGGGGCATGGTTAAAGTATGAGAAGCAAGGGGAAGAGCTTATTGCTGACCTGCTTATCAATTGTGACAAATGTTTGCAAGAATTTGGACCGATAGATATTGCCTCTCATCTTCAGACAGATATAAATGTGGCCGGCTCCCATGAGACTGTTTCAATGAGTGGGGACCAAGTTCTGAGAAATGTTGTTTTTAGGATTCACGAGGAGAAAATAGAGTGTGATAGGCAGAAATTTGCAGCCCTTTCAGCTCCATTTAGTGCTATGCTTAATGGGTCTTTTATGGAATCACTTTGTGAAGACATAGATTTGTCTGAAAACAACATCTCTCCTTCAGGTTTGAGGATAATAAGTGACTTCAGTGTGACTGGCAGTTTGAATGGAGTCACTCCAAATCTTTTGTTGGAAATATTGATATTTGCAAACAAGTTTTGCTGTGAAAGGCTCAAAGATGCATGTGATAGGAAACTTGCATCTTTGGTTGCTTCTAGAGAAGATGCTGTGGAACTCATGGGATATGCTATTGAAGAAAACTCGCCTGTTCTCGCTGTGTCATGTTTGCAAGTTTTTTTACGGGAACTGCCTGACTGTTTGAATGATGAACGGGTGGTGGAAATATTTAGCCATGCTAATAGACAACATAGATCAATCATGGTTGGGTTGGCCTCGTTTTCACTGTACTGTTTATTAAGTGAAGTTGCTATGAACCTTGATCCTCGATCGGATAAAACAGTTTGTTTCCTGGAAAGATTGCTAGAGTCTGCTGAAACTGATCGACAGAGACTCTTGGCGTTTCATCAGTTGGGATGTGTGAGGCTGTTAAGGAAAGAGTATGATGAAGCTGAACATCTATTTGAGGCTGCTGTAAATGCGGGCCACATCTATTCCATTGCAGGCTTGGCTAGATTGGGTTATATTAAGGGTCATAAACTTTGGGCTTATGAGAAGCTCAACTCTGTGATATCCTCAGTCACCCCACTAGGATGGATGTATCAGGAGAGATCATTATACTGTGAAGGTGATAAGAGGTGGGAAGATCTTGACAAAGCAACTGCTTTGGATCCAACTCTTTCTTATCCCTACATGTATCGCGCTTCTTCCTTAATGACAAAACAGAATGTTGAAGCTGCACTTGCAGAAATTAATCGGATTCTTGGGTTTAAACTAGCTCTAGAATGCTTGGAGCTCaggttttgtttctttttggctcttgAGGATTACCAAGCAGCCCTTTGTGATGTTCAGGCAATTCTCACGCTCTCACCAGACTATAGGATGTTTGAGGGACGGGTAGCAGCATCCCAACTCCATATGCTTGTACGTGAGCATATTGACAATTGGACTATAGCAGATTGCTGGTTGCAATTGTATGATCGGTGGTCTTCTGTTGATGATATCGGATCGCTCTCTGTAATCTACCAGATGCTTGAATCTGATGCTCCAAAAGGAGTATTATACTTCAGGCAGTCTTTACTTCTCCTTAG GTTAAATTGTCCTGAGGCAGCCATGCGAAGTTTACAGTTAGCTCGCCAACATGCAGCCAGTGATCACGAACGCCTGGTGTATGAGGGATGGATTTTATATGATACGAGTCATTGTGAGGAAGGGCTTAGAAAAGCAGAAGAGTCTATCCAAATGAAGAGATCGTTTGAAGCCTTCTTCCTTAAGGCCTATGCATTGGCCGACTCTAGCCAGGATTCATCTTGTTCTTCAACTGTTGTTTCACTGCTTGAAGATGCCTTGAAGTGCCCCTCAGACAGGCTGCGCAAAGGTCAG TGTCTTAAAGTTCTCACTTAA
- the LOC102622277 gene encoding ETO1-like protein 1 isoform X4 — MRTFFPSDSCKESQLNGFNPQSWLQVERGKLSKLSSHNSSSSSIESFIKVPEPRILPNYKPVDYVEVLAQIHEELELCPLQERSSLYLLQFQVFKGLGEAKLMRRSLRKAWQKASTVHEKLVFGAWLKYEKQGEELIADLLINCDKCLQEFGPIDIASHLQTDINVAGSHETVSMSGDQVLRNVVFRIHEEKIECDRQKFAALSAPFSAMLNGSFMESLCEDIDLSENNISPSGLRIISDFSVTGSLNGVTPNLLLEILIFANKFCCERLKDACDRKLASLVASREDAVELMGYAIEENSPVLAVSCLQVFLRELPDCLNDERVVEIFSHANRQHRSIMVGLASFSLYCLLSEVAMNLDPRSDKTVCFLERLLESAETDRQRLLAFHQLGCVRLLRKEYDEAEHLFEAAVNAGHIYSIAGLARLGYIKGHKLWAYEKLNSVISSVTPLGWMYQERSLYCEGDKRWEDLDKATALDPTLSYPYMYRASSLMTKQNVEAALAEINRILGFKLALECLELRFCFFLALEDYQAALCDVQAILTLSPDYRMFEGRVAASQLHMLVREHIDNWTIADCWLQLYDRWSSVDDIGSLSVIYQMLESDAPKGVLYFRQSLLLLRLNCPEAAMRSLQLARQHAASDHERLVYEGWILYDTSHCEEGLRKAEESIQMKRSFEAFFLKAYALADSSQDSSCSSTVVSLLEDALKCPSDRLRKVS; from the exons ATGAGGACTTTTTTCCCCTCTGATTCTTGTAAAGAATCACAGCTTAATGGCTTCAATCCTCAGTCTTGGCTCCAAGTTGAAAGAGGAAAGCTCTCGAAACTATCGTCACAcaactcttcttcttcatcaat AGAATCCTTTATCAAGGTACCTGAGCCGCGAATACTACCTAATTACAAACCAGTTGATTACGTAGAAGTTTTAGCTCAAATTCATGAGGAACTCGAATTATGTCCTCTTCAAGAGAGGTCGAGTCTCTATTTATTGCAATTTCAGGTCTTTAAGGGCCTTGGGGAAGCCAAACTTATGCGGCGAAGTCTCCGCAAAGCTTGGCAGAAGGCTAGCACCGTTCATGAAAAGCTTGTGTTTGGGGCATGGTTAAAGTATGAGAAGCAAGGGGAAGAGCTTATTGCTGACCTGCTTATCAATTGTGACAAATGTTTGCAAGAATTTGGACCGATAGATATTGCCTCTCATCTTCAGACAGATATAAATGTGGCCGGCTCCCATGAGACTGTTTCAATGAGTGGGGACCAAGTTCTGAGAAATGTTGTTTTTAGGATTCACGAGGAGAAAATAGAGTGTGATAGGCAGAAATTTGCAGCCCTTTCAGCTCCATTTAGTGCTATGCTTAATGGGTCTTTTATGGAATCACTTTGTGAAGACATAGATTTGTCTGAAAACAACATCTCTCCTTCAGGTTTGAGGATAATAAGTGACTTCAGTGTGACTGGCAGTTTGAATGGAGTCACTCCAAATCTTTTGTTGGAAATATTGATATTTGCAAACAAGTTTTGCTGTGAAAGGCTCAAAGATGCATGTGATAGGAAACTTGCATCTTTGGTTGCTTCTAGAGAAGATGCTGTGGAACTCATGGGATATGCTATTGAAGAAAACTCGCCTGTTCTCGCTGTGTCATGTTTGCAAGTTTTTTTACGGGAACTGCCTGACTGTTTGAATGATGAACGGGTGGTGGAAATATTTAGCCATGCTAATAGACAACATAGATCAATCATGGTTGGGTTGGCCTCGTTTTCACTGTACTGTTTATTAAGTGAAGTTGCTATGAACCTTGATCCTCGATCGGATAAAACAGTTTGTTTCCTGGAAAGATTGCTAGAGTCTGCTGAAACTGATCGACAGAGACTCTTGGCGTTTCATCAGTTGGGATGTGTGAGGCTGTTAAGGAAAGAGTATGATGAAGCTGAACATCTATTTGAGGCTGCTGTAAATGCGGGCCACATCTATTCCATTGCAGGCTTGGCTAGATTGGGTTATATTAAGGGTCATAAACTTTGGGCTTATGAGAAGCTCAACTCTGTGATATCCTCAGTCACCCCACTAGGATGGATGTATCAGGAGAGATCATTATACTGTGAAGGTGATAAGAGGTGGGAAGATCTTGACAAAGCAACTGCTTTGGATCCAACTCTTTCTTATCCCTACATGTATCGCGCTTCTTCCTTAATGACAAAACAGAATGTTGAAGCTGCACTTGCAGAAATTAATCGGATTCTTGGGTTTAAACTAGCTCTAGAATGCTTGGAGCTCaggttttgtttctttttggctcttgAGGATTACCAAGCAGCCCTTTGTGATGTTCAGGCAATTCTCACGCTCTCACCAGACTATAGGATGTTTGAGGGACGGGTAGCAGCATCCCAACTCCATATGCTTGTACGTGAGCATATTGACAATTGGACTATAGCAGATTGCTGGTTGCAATTGTATGATCGGTGGTCTTCTGTTGATGATATCGGATCGCTCTCTGTAATCTACCAGATGCTTGAATCTGATGCTCCAAAAGGAGTATTATACTTCAGGCAGTCTTTACTTCTCCTTAG GTTAAATTGTCCTGAGGCAGCCATGCGAAGTTTACAGTTAGCTCGCCAACATGCAGCCAGTGATCACGAACGCCTGGTGTATGAGGGATGGATTTTATATGATACGAGTCATTGTGAGGAAGGGCTTAGAAAAGCAGAAGAGTCTATCCAAATGAAGAGATCGTTTGAAGCCTTCTTCCTTAAGGCCTATGCATTGGCCGACTCTAGCCAGGATTCATCTTGTTCTTCAACTGTTGTTTCACTGCTTGAAGATGCCTTGAAGTGCCCCTCAGACAGGCTGCGCAAAG TGTCTTAA